Part of the Nocardioides perillae genome is shown below.
CAGCGACGCCTTCCACGACACCTCGCGCGGCTGGTGGCCCTCGCTGACGCTCAGCGGGCCGCAGATCTGGGCTCGTCACCAAGCCGGCGTGCAGGAGTACTGGCGCGCGACCTCGGACTACCAGCGCTGGGTCCTGGCCCGCCGGATCCACTCCGAGCGCCAGGTGCTCGAGGCCATGACCGACTTCTGGGAGAACCACCTGCACGTGCCGGCCGTCGGCGAGGCGCAGGCGATGTACCGCGCGTCGTACGGCGCCGCCATCCGTGCCCACGCCCTCGGCTCCTTCGAGGACCTCCTGCATGCGGCCATCACCCACCCCGCCATGGGGTGCTACCTCAACAACGCGGTGTCGACGGCGAAGGCGCCGAACGAGGACCTCGGTCGCGAGCTGCTCGAGGTGCACACCCTCGGCCGGGGCAACCACACCGAGGACGACGTGAAGGCCTCCGCGCGCATCCTGACCGGCTGGCGCGTGGCGCTGTGGCGGGACTGGACGCACGGCTACGACCCGGCCTCCCACTGGGTCGGCCCCGTGCGCGTGGCCGGCTTCGAGCACCCCAACGCCGACCCCGACGGCCGCGCGGTGACCCGCGCCTACCTGCGCCACCTCGCCCACCACCCGGCCACCGCCCGTCGGATCGCGCGCCGGCTCGCGCTCCGCTTCGTCTCCGACGACCCGTCGGCCGCCCTGGTGGAGCACCTCGCGCAGACCTACCTGCAGCACGGCACCGAGGTGAAGCCGGTGCTCCGAGCGCTGGTGGCCCACCCCGAGTTCCGACGCTCGGCGGGGCGCAAGGTGCGCACCCCCGAGGAGGACGTGGTCGCGACCTACCGCGTGCTCGGTGTCCGCCTGGCGCGTCCCACCGACGACGAGTCGGCCGCCAACGCCCTGCTCTGGCAGACCGGCAACATCGGCCTGCAGCCCTTCGCCTGGCCGCGCCCCGACGGTCGCCCCGACGTCGCGGAGGCGTGGAGCAGCACCGCACGGGTGCTCGCCTCCTTCGACGTGCACGTCGCGCTGGCCGGCGGGTGGTGGCCGCGCGAGCAGGTCTCCCACCGTCCCGCCCGCTCCTGGCTGCCCGCCCGGCGCGTCCGCTTCGCGGGCCTGGTCGACCACCTCTCGCGCTCCCTGCTGGGCCGACCGGCGAGCCCGACGCTCCAGCGCGCCTGCCGCGAGGTCGTCGGCGTCGGCGCCCGCGAGGTCGTCGACGCCTCCCACGGCGTCGTGCGCTGGGACATGTGGCGCCTCCTCACGACCGTGCTCGACTCCCCCGCCCACATGAGCAGGTGACCCGATGACGCTGTGTCCACCCCAGGGCCCCACCCCGACCGCGACGCCCGCGGGCGCCGGCTGCTGCGAGGAGTACGCCGGGCTCACCCGCCGCGGCCTGCTGCGGGCCGGCGGGCTCGCCGCCGCCACCGGTGCGCTCACCGCGACCTTCGGTGCGACGACGACGCAGACGGCGTACGCCGCGACCCGCTCGGCCCCGCGCACGCTCGTGCTGCTCTCGCTGCGGGGGGCGGCCGACGGGCTCTCGCTCGTGGTGCCCCACGCCGACCCCGTCTACTACGCCGCGCGCCCGCGCATCGCGGTGCCGAAGGCCTCCCTGCTGGCCGTCGACGCGCAGTTCGGCCTGCACCCGTCGCTGGCACCCCTGCTGCCGATGTGGCAGCAGGGCAAGGTGGCCGCCGTCCACGCGGTGGGGCTGCCCGCACCGAACCGCTCGCACTTCTCCGCGATGGAGGAGGTCGAGGACGCCGACCCCGGCTCGTCGGCTCGGGTCGGCTGGCTCAACCGGCTGATCGGGCGCGACGGGTGGGAGCACCCGCTGCGCGGGATGCACCTCGGCGACGCCGTGCCGCCCACGACGCTGGTGGGCCCGCGCCCGACCTTCGCCGCCACCTCGGTCGAGCGTGTCGAGGTGGCCGCGGCCGGCGACGACGACGGCGAGCGGGGACAGCGACGCCTGCGGGGCCTGCGCACCACCTGGGGCGGCGCCGGCGGGCCGCTGGGCCAGGGTGCGCGCTCGGCGCTGGGCGCGGTGGCCGACTTCCGGCCCGCCCGCACCAGCCCGGAGGCCCCGCGCGGCGGCGCGGTCTACCCCGACTCCGACCTGGGCCAGGCACTCGCCTCGGCCGCCCGCACGATCCGCGCCGACGTCGGCGCGGAGGTGATCACGGTCGACCACGGCTCCTGGGACATGCACACCGACGTGGGCAACCTGGAGTGGGGCGACATGAAGAACAAGGCCACCGACCTCGCCAAGAGCCTCGCGGCCTTCTTCACCGACCTCGGCGCGCTCGGCGACCAGGTCACGGTCGTGACCGTCAGCGAGTTCGGTCGACGGGTCAAGGAGAACGCCAACTGGGGCCTGGACCACGGCCACGGCACCGTGATGCTCGCGCTCGGCGGCGGGGTCAAGGGCGGCTACGTCGGGCGGTGGCCCGGGCTGCAGAACACCGTCGACGCCGACGTGCTCGTGACCACCGACTACCGCAGCGTGCTGGCGGAGCTCGTCACGACGCGCTTCGGGGCGTCGAGTGCGCAGGTCTTCCCGGGCTTCACCCCGGAGACGGTCGGCGTCTTCCGCGCCTGAGCGTCCCCGGGGCGCGCCCGTGGGTCACTCGCTGGCGCCGTCGGAGGGCTCGGCACCCTCGCTCGCGCCGCTGTCGTCGAGGTCGATCCCGCACTCGCTCTGGGCGTGCTCGGAGATCGCGTCGCCGGCCTCCTCGACCTCGGCCGAGCTGAACGACTGCATCTCGGTGGCGAGCTGCTGCAGCTTGGCCATGTCGACGCCCTCGGGCACCTCGCCGGCGCTGAGCTGCTCGAGGTCGGCCAGCTCCAGGCCGGCGTCGGCCAGGGAGGTCTCGAGGCCGGTGAGGGTCTCGTCGAGCACCCGCCAGTCGGCCGCGACCTCGTCGGGGGCCTGCTCGGCGAGCTCGCCGATGACCTGGAAGGTCTGCTCGAACTGCGCCACGTCGCCCTGCTCGAGGGCGTCGATGTCCTCCTTGGCCTGCTCGAGGGCCGCGCAGTAGTCGTCGGTGGCGCCACCACCCGACCCGCCGGATCCCTCCGCCGAGGAGCCGCCGTCGTCGCCGCCGCAGCCGGCGAGGACGCCGGCCAGGAGCACGGCCGAGGCGGACAGGGCGAGGTTGCGCTTCACGTGGGACCTCCAGGTCGACGTCCCGGAGCTGCCCCGGGCTCGGGTCCACTCTGCCGCCTGCACGGGGGCGCGTCCAACTGCACCCCCTCGTCGCGGGGGTGCGGCGCGGTCTCCGAGCGTGCCCGGCCAGTGGGCTCTCAGCGCACGCTGGGCGAGCGCTCAGGAACCCCGCCTAGCGTCGCCGACGCCCCGACGACGACCGGCCCGCGACGCGGGCGAGGAGGACACGTGAGCACGCGCTCGACCCCCACCGACCCCCGCGGCT
Proteins encoded:
- a CDS encoding DUF1800 domain-containing protein, which codes for MATAPRATPFSRHLANRFGYGWTPALQRQVDRAGGPARWFEQQLTGVGVSDAFHDTSRGWWPSLTLSGPQIWARHQAGVQEYWRATSDYQRWVLARRIHSERQVLEAMTDFWENHLHVPAVGEAQAMYRASYGAAIRAHALGSFEDLLHAAITHPAMGCYLNNAVSTAKAPNEDLGRELLEVHTLGRGNHTEDDVKASARILTGWRVALWRDWTHGYDPASHWVGPVRVAGFEHPNADPDGRAVTRAYLRHLAHHPATARRIARRLALRFVSDDPSAALVEHLAQTYLQHGTEVKPVLRALVAHPEFRRSAGRKVRTPEEDVVATYRVLGVRLARPTDDESAANALLWQTGNIGLQPFAWPRPDGRPDVAEAWSSTARVLASFDVHVALAGGWWPREQVSHRPARSWLPARRVRFAGLVDHLSRSLLGRPASPTLQRACREVVGVGAREVVDASHGVVRWDMWRLLTTVLDSPAHMSR
- a CDS encoding DUF1501 domain-containing protein; amino-acid sequence: MTLCPPQGPTPTATPAGAGCCEEYAGLTRRGLLRAGGLAAATGALTATFGATTTQTAYAATRSAPRTLVLLSLRGAADGLSLVVPHADPVYYAARPRIAVPKASLLAVDAQFGLHPSLAPLLPMWQQGKVAAVHAVGLPAPNRSHFSAMEEVEDADPGSSARVGWLNRLIGRDGWEHPLRGMHLGDAVPPTTLVGPRPTFAATSVERVEVAAAGDDDGERGQRRLRGLRTTWGGAGGPLGQGARSALGAVADFRPARTSPEAPRGGAVYPDSDLGQALASAARTIRADVGAEVITVDHGSWDMHTDVGNLEWGDMKNKATDLAKSLAAFFTDLGALGDQVTVVTVSEFGRRVKENANWGLDHGHGTVMLALGGGVKGGYVGRWPGLQNTVDADVLVTTDYRSVLAELVTTRFGASSAQVFPGFTPETVGVFRA